The following coding sequences are from one Rutidosis leptorrhynchoides isolate AG116_Rl617_1_P2 chromosome 11, CSIRO_AGI_Rlap_v1, whole genome shotgun sequence window:
- the LOC139874407 gene encoding uncharacterized protein, which produces MCKAYRKSDFDHHYGILARRIPDSARTLTTVGFNRWSRHHADRVRYAYLTSNSAESMNALSVHARKLPITMLLEFFRASVQQWFWEHRNTADGLTTPVTPYAERKLGKRNRKSISWTVKPISQVKFEVLDMKKGGKVNLQDKTCTCKQWQFSGIPCGHVMAVARYFVLRNVTTHVQKYFHTETYKSAYMEDINPLDHISEWIDPGHLQTVLPPLVTKRQSGRPKSTARIPSQGEDKDNFKSKRKCSRCLEYGHTRSTCTAHYDLSEGKQKSKCNSKTKAKPKGLVKGKGKGKREDSCSTQFGSTYNLSDD; this is translated from the coding sequence ATGTGCAAAGCGTATAGAAAATCTGATTTTGATCACCACTATGGTATACTAGCACGACGTATCCCAGACAGTGCACGTACACTCACTACTGTTGGGTTCAACAGATGGTCTAGACATCATGCAGATCGTGTTCGGTATGCTTACCTAACTTCTAATAGTGCAGAGTCAATGAACGCACTGTCAGTTCATGCGAGGAAACTCCCGATTACAATGCTTCTTGAATTCTTTAGAGCTTCAGTTCAACAATGGTTTTGGGAACACCGAAACACTGCCGATGGTTTAACAACCCCTGTCACACCATATGCAGAGCGTAAGCTTGGTAAAAGAAATCGTAAGTCTATTAGTTGGACTGTCAAACCGATATCACAAGTTAAGTTTGAGGTATTGGATATGAAAAAAGGCGGTAAAGTCAATCTACAAGATAAAACTTGCACATGTAAACAATGGCAGTTTTCCGGTATACCCTGTGGACATGTAATGGCAGTAGCAAGGTATTTTGTCCTACGTAACGTTACTACACACGTTCAGAAGTATTTCCACACTGAAACGTACAAGTCGGCATACATGGAAGATATTAACCCGCTAGATCATATTTCTGAATGGATAGATCCAGGACACCTACAAACCGTCCTACCGCCATTGGTTACAAAGCGACAATCGGGTAGACCGAAGAGTACTGCTCGTATACCGTCCCAAGGAGAGGACAAAGACAATTTCAAATCTAAAAGAAAATGCAGTCGTTGCTTGGAATATGGACATACTAGATCAACTTGCACCGCACATTATGATCTTTCTGAAGGTAAACAAAAGTCCAAGTGTAACTCAAAAACAAAGGCAAAGCCGAAGGGGTTGGTAAAGGGCAAGGGTAAAGGAAAACGTGAAGACTCGTGCTCAACACAATTTGGCTCCACTTACAATTTGAGTGATGATTAG